The Deltaproteobacteria bacterium genome has a segment encoding these proteins:
- a CDS encoding iron-containing alcohol dehydrogenase produces MTTAAHDLQGEWRDRAAVPDHVIWGPGSYERLRSLLEEMGCGRALLLTSGSLKRRTPWVDRIVEALGNLLVAVRSDSREFTPDWLCFDTARQAREVQPDVIITAGGGSVADWGKAVAFILAQGLETVEELDDYVASPDNQRLAALPRAPIPQVAIATTLSASEATWSVTINRPERKFKDHVRHPDLVPKAVILDAAIASSTPAGVWCATGIKAMEHVVEKLYTVDRNPVVDNMCLKAGELLHRYLPRCKDNPEDLEAFTQCQVALVGVGFHGRGVHKGLSQVIGWQLGAYGVSHGHTSCVILPHVMEFNRSISLSAQAALGRALGGEGATDEEAAENAQAAVAGLVRDLELPSRLRDVGIPREDLPEIARKVIVSPNIIYNPKPVTDPEEVLAVLEKAW; encoded by the coding sequence ATGACGACCGCCGCACACGATCTCCAGGGAGAGTGGCGCGACCGCGCCGCGGTACCGGACCACGTGATCTGGGGTCCCGGGTCTTATGAGCGCCTGCGAAGTCTGCTGGAGGAGATGGGCTGCGGCAGGGCGCTGCTACTGACCAGCGGTTCGCTCAAGAGGCGCACCCCCTGGGTGGACCGGATCGTGGAGGCGTTGGGGAATCTCCTGGTGGCGGTCCGGAGCGACAGCCGCGAGTTCACCCCCGACTGGCTGTGCTTCGACACGGCGCGGCAGGCCCGGGAAGTTCAGCCCGACGTCATCATCACCGCGGGCGGCGGCAGCGTGGCGGACTGGGGCAAGGCCGTGGCCTTCATCCTCGCTCAGGGCCTGGAAACGGTCGAGGAACTGGACGACTACGTCGCCTCGCCGGACAACCAGCGGCTGGCCGCGCTGCCGCGGGCGCCGATCCCCCAGGTGGCCATCGCCACCACCCTGTCGGCCTCGGAGGCCACGTGGTCGGTGACCATCAACCGGCCCGAGCGCAAGTTCAAGGACCACGTGCGCCATCCCGACCTGGTGCCCAAGGCGGTGATCCTGGACGCCGCCATCGCCTCGTCCACCCCGGCCGGCGTGTGGTGCGCCACCGGAATCAAGGCCATGGAGCACGTGGTGGAGAAGCTCTACACCGTGGACCGCAACCCCGTGGTGGACAACATGTGCCTCAAGGCCGGCGAACTGCTGCACCGCTACCTGCCGCGCTGCAAGGACAACCCCGAGGACCTGGAGGCCTTCACCCAGTGCCAGGTGGCGCTGGTGGGTGTGGGTTTCCACGGACGCGGCGTGCACAAGGGGCTGTCGCAGGTCATCGGCTGGCAGCTCGGCGCCTACGGCGTCTCCCACGGCCACACCTCCTGCGTCATCCTGCCCCACGTGATGGAGTTCAACCGTTCCATCAGCCTCTCCGCCCAGGCGGCTCTCGGGCGGGCCCTGGGGGGAGAAGGCGCCACGGACGAAGAGGCGGCGGAGAACGCCCAGGCCGCCGTGGCCGGGCTGGTGCGGGATCTGGAGTTGCCGTCCCGGCTGCGCGACGTGGGCATCCCGCGCGAGGACCTCCCCGAGATTGCCCGGAAGGTCATCGTGTCGCCGAACATAATCTACAATCCGAAACCGGTCACGGATCCGGAGGAGGTGCTGGCGGTCTTGGAAAAAGCGTGGTGA